CGACCGGATACATCCCCGTGCGCACTGAGCTCGACAGGATACTTAACCTCGCGGACCGCATTGGGCACCTGGGTCTTCAACGAAGAGACCTACTGCGGCATGGAGCACGATCCCGCGGCGGCACTTCCCTCCCTCGCGGACATCTATCCGCGCGCGACGGTCATCGGCGGCCTCAACAAGTACGGGCTGCCCGGCACGCGCATGGGCTGGCTCGCCTCCAAGAACCGTCAGCTTATCGAAGAGTGCGCCGGATATAAGGACTACACCACATACTGCAACAACGCCCCGGGCGAAATACTCGCGACGATCGCGATGAGGAACGCACCCGACCTGCTCCAGCGCAACCACAAGATAGTCCTTGAGAACCTCGGTATGGCCGAAGCTTTCTTCAAGAAACACCGTGACCTCTTCCAGTGGATACAGCCCAACGGCGGTTCTACCGCCTTCCCGCGCCTGCTGCCGCCATACGACGTGACGGAGATGTGCGAACGGGCCATGACCGAGAAAAAGCTGCTCATAATCGGAGAACGCGCCTTCGGTCTCGACACCAACCACTTCCGCGTCGGGCTTGGCCGCCTCGACTTCAGCAAGGCGCTCGCCGTATTCTCTGATATCGCCGACGAGATCCAGGCAAAACGGGCCGAAGCCGCCAACTAGGGCGCATCTTTCATCAAAACAGAGGCATATCCCGCCGGCTGACGGCAGACAACACGGCAGCCGGCGGTTTGCGTTAGAAATAAGAAAAGATCTTTACCAAGGAGTGATCACACCATGCGCTATTCAGACAGAATTTTATCCACCCCCTCCTCGTTCATCCGGGATATATTGAAGGTAACGCAGGACCTGTCCGTAATCTCTTTCGCCGGCGGCCTGCCAAACCCGATATCCTTCCCGGAAGAGGCGTTAAAGGAGTCCGCCTGCCGTATCATCGACAATGAGGGCGGCAAAGTTTTTCAATATTCGACCACGGAGGGACATCTGCCGCTGCGCCAGTTTGTAGCGGACAAGTATAACAAAAATTTCGGTCTGAATATCACGCCCGAAGACGTCCTCATCACGACAGGCTCACAGCAGGCGCTCGACCTCATCGCAAAGACGCTGCTCAATAAAGGCGACCGCGTTATCATCGAAGAACCTGGATACCTCGGAGCCATTCAGGCCTTCTGCATGTTCGAGCCGGAATTCCTGCCGGTCACGCTGGAAGACGACGGCCTCGACCTTGAAAAACTCGAAGAGGCTCTCAAGAAAGAACGAGTGAAGTTTGCCTACGTAGTGCCCAACTTCCAGAACCCAACAGGGCTCACCTATTCAAAGGAGCGCCGCGAGGCCGTCTGCGCGCTCTTCGACAGGTACGACACGGTGCTCGTCGAGGACGACCCCTACGGCGAGCTGCGCTTCAAAGGAGAAAAACTCCCCTACATCGGCGCCGGCAAGCTGCCTCACAGCGTGCTGCTCGGGACCTTCTCCAAAACCGTCACGCCCGGCATGCGCCTCGGCTTCATCATCACGCAGGATAAGGAGCTCATGAACCATCTTGTGACGGCCAAGCAGTCAAGCGACCTTCACACCAACATCTTCTCGCAGTACATGATCGCCGATTACCTCGCGCACAACGAATACCAGAAGCATGTGGACAAGATCATCGCCCTCTATAAAGGACAGGCCGAGGCGATGCTCGCGGCGATGAAGGAATACTTCCCCGCCCATGTGAAATACACCGAGCCGGAGGGCGGCATGTTCATCTGGGTGATGCTCCCCGAGGGACAGTCGTCGCTCGACCTCTTCCATAAGGCAATGGAAAAGAAGGTCGCCTTCGTCCCCGGAGACCCCTTTTATGCCGGCAAGACGAACGTCAATACCTTCAGGCTCAACTACACTAACTCCACGCCTGAGACCATCCGCGAGGGCATCAAACGGCTGGCGAAAGTCCTCTAAACAAATTCCGATACGACAGAGAGAACAGCCGGAGGAGCCTGCCGCTCTTCCGGTTATCTTTTTGCCGGCGTATCAATTTTTTGTTTATTTGCCGCGCAAATTAGTGTACAATAATCCACAGCATGGAGGTGACTGTGATGACGGCCCCGCAAAAAATAAAC
The window above is part of the Cloacibacillus sp. genome. Proteins encoded here:
- a CDS encoding PLP-dependent aminotransferase family protein; translated protein: MRYSDRILSTPSSFIRDILKVTQDLSVISFAGGLPNPISFPEEALKESACRIIDNEGGKVFQYSTTEGHLPLRQFVADKYNKNFGLNITPEDVLITTGSQQALDLIAKTLLNKGDRVIIEEPGYLGAIQAFCMFEPEFLPVTLEDDGLDLEKLEEALKKERVKFAYVVPNFQNPTGLTYSKERREAVCALFDRYDTVLVEDDPYGELRFKGEKLPYIGAGKLPHSVLLGTFSKTVTPGMRLGFIITQDKELMNHLVTAKQSSDLHTNIFSQYMIADYLAHNEYQKHVDKIIALYKGQAEAMLAAMKEYFPAHVKYTEPEGGMFIWVMLPEGQSSLDLFHKAMEKKVAFVPGDPFYAGKTNVNTFRLNYTNSTPETIREGIKRLAKVL